The proteins below come from a single Benincasa hispida cultivar B227 chromosome 4, ASM972705v1, whole genome shotgun sequence genomic window:
- the LOC120076610 gene encoding cytoplasmic tRNA 2-thiolation protein 1 — MEEAGPKPKKAVSSLCCLCNNRKAALKRPKTLQQICRECFYEVFEEEIHQVIVKNQLFRPGERIAVGASGGKDSTVLAYVLSELNQRHNYGLDLFLLSVDEGITGYRDDSLETVKRNEIQYGLPLQIVSYKDLYGWTMDEIVKMIGLKNNCTFCGVFRRQALDRGAALLKVDKLATGHNADDMAETVLLNILRGDIARLSRCTAIITGEDGPIPRCKPFKYTYEKEIVMYAYFKKLDYFSTECIYSPNAYRGFAREFIKDLERIRPRAILDIIKSGEDFRISTSTKMPEQGMCERCGYISSQKWCKACVLLEGLNRGLPKLGIGRSRGHDSEGKRETNGSSNGHKRSIESKQCGTLDF, encoded by the exons ATGGAGGAAGCCGGTCCCAAACCCAAGAAGGCCGTCTCTTCTCTTTGCTGCTTATGCAACAACAGGAAAGCTGCTCTCAAGAGGCCCAAAACCCTGCAACAG ATATGTAGAGAATGTTTCTATGAGGTTTTTGAGGAAGAGATCCATCAAGTTATTGTGAAGAATCAGCTGTTCAGACCTGGGGAACGCATTGCTGTTGGTGCATCTGGTGGAAAAG ATTCTACCGTTCTTGCTTATGTGTTATCAGAATTGAATCAGCGGCACAATTATGGTTTAGATCTTTTTCTCTTATCAGTAGATGAGGGCATCACCGGATACAGAGATGACTCTCTTGAAACTgtgaaaagaaatgaaattcaG TACGGATTGCCACTACAAATTGTATCATACAAGGATTTATATGGATGGACAATGGATGAGATAGTGAAGATGATTGGTTTAAAGAATAATTGTACCTTTTGTGGAGTTTTCCGTCGACAG GCTCTTGATAGAGGTGCTGCATTGTTGAAAGTAGACAAACTTGCCACGGGGCATAATGCAGATGACATGGCTGAAacagttttattaaatatattacgAGGTGATATTGCAAG ATTGAGTAGATGTACTGCAATAATAACAGGTGAAGATGGACCAATCCCAAGATGCAAACCTTTCAAGTATACATATGAAAAGGAGATAGTAAT GTATGCCTATTTTAAGAAGCTGGACTACTTCTCCACCGAGT GCATTTATTCTCCAAATGCATATCGTGGTTTTGCTCGCGAATTTATCAAAGATTTGGAACGAATCAG ACCTAGGGCCATCCTTGACATAATTAAATCCGGTGAGGATTTCAGGATTTCCACTTCAACAAAAATGCCTGAGCAAGGGATGTGTGAACGATGCGGCTACATTTCAAGCCAG AAATGGTGTAAAGCTTGTGTTCTGCTCGAGGGCCTAAACCGAGGTTTGCCAAAGTTGGGTATTGGGCGCAGTCGAGGGCATGATAGCGAGGGGAAGAGGGAAACGAATGGAAGTAGTAATGGACATAAAAGAAGCATTGAGAGCAAACAGTGTGGAACTCTCGACTTCTGA